A section of the Cryobacterium soli genome encodes:
- a CDS encoding class I adenylate-forming enzyme family protein, with amino-acid sequence MPILSAVQHRAETHPQQLAVQIGDDRLSYVELRDAVLQRLGGTPPGTDRPKGPTVIGQPNGLEFVVRFLAGVAGFGSVAVLDPGWPAEQRADVLARLRGLESTTVVPETMADGPPDSTFLYGFTSGTTAVPKAFRRTRRSWQQSFPRSAGVLGLTRDDSTLAPGPLSASLNLYALAESLHVGATFHSLPGFDVAAALERIENHGITRLVAVPAVLRLLAQRGLASNRLCRAITSIVSGGAKLDLDTTVLLQRWAPAATVSAYYGAAELGFVSATVLAPGQPPQPTGTAVGLPFPGVRIRIVDDQGAVVAPGITGTIQVSSDLVCDGYLWGDDGAAFQRLGTWCTVGDHGFLDGAGVLHHLGRSQDMILSAGSNVYPQEVEAALQALPGVRAAVVTGLPDATRGHRVVAAVLGDTDMVAGTDLDAVSLRAACGAALVAPKRPHAYYRMSELPLTPAGKVSRRMLGRWIEQGDSRVVRLR; translated from the coding sequence ATGCCCATTCTCTCCGCGGTTCAGCACAGGGCCGAGACGCACCCTCAGCAGCTCGCCGTGCAGATCGGCGACGATCGCCTGAGCTACGTCGAGCTGCGCGATGCTGTGCTGCAGCGACTGGGCGGAACGCCGCCGGGCACAGACCGGCCGAAAGGCCCCACTGTCATCGGCCAACCCAACGGCCTCGAATTCGTTGTGCGATTCCTCGCCGGTGTCGCCGGCTTCGGCAGCGTCGCCGTGCTCGACCCTGGGTGGCCGGCGGAGCAGCGTGCCGACGTGCTTGCCCGGCTCAGGGGACTCGAGAGCACGACCGTGGTCCCCGAGACCATGGCCGACGGGCCGCCGGACTCCACCTTTCTGTACGGGTTCACGTCGGGCACGACAGCGGTGCCCAAGGCGTTCCGCCGCACGCGGCGTTCGTGGCAACAGTCGTTCCCCCGCAGCGCCGGGGTGCTCGGCCTCACCCGGGACGACAGTACCCTCGCGCCCGGACCGCTCAGCGCCAGCCTGAATCTCTATGCCCTGGCCGAATCCCTGCACGTCGGGGCGACCTTCCACTCACTGCCGGGTTTCGATGTGGCGGCGGCACTCGAGCGCATCGAGAACCACGGCATCACCCGGCTGGTGGCTGTGCCGGCCGTGCTGCGGCTGCTCGCCCAACGGGGGTTGGCGTCGAACCGGCTGTGCCGGGCGATCACCAGCATCGTCAGCGGGGGAGCCAAGCTCGACCTCGACACCACTGTGCTCCTGCAACGGTGGGCGCCCGCCGCGACGGTTTCCGCCTACTACGGTGCCGCCGAACTCGGGTTCGTCTCCGCGACGGTCCTGGCACCCGGTCAGCCTCCGCAGCCCACCGGGACGGCCGTCGGGCTGCCCTTCCCAGGGGTACGGATCCGGATCGTCGACGACCAGGGCGCCGTCGTCGCACCCGGGATAACCGGGACCATCCAGGTTTCCAGCGACCTGGTGTGCGACGGCTACCTCTGGGGAGACGACGGGGCGGCCTTCCAACGGCTGGGCACCTGGTGCACGGTGGGCGACCACGGCTTCCTCGACGGAGCCGGTGTGCTGCACCACCTGGGTCGCAGTCAGGATATGATCCTGAGCGCCGGCAGCAACGTCTACCCGCAGGAAGTGGAGGCGGCCCTGCAGGCGCTGCCCGGCGTGCGGGCCGCCGTGGTGACAGGCCTGCCCGACGCGACCCGCGGGCACCGGGTGGTGGCCGCGGTGCTCGGTGACACCGACATGGTCGCCGGCACCGACCTGGATGCGGTGAGCCTGCGCGCCGCGTGCGGCGCAGCGCTGGTGGCTCCCAAACGGCCGCACGCCTACTACCGGATGAGCGAACTGCCCCTCACCCCGGCGGGAAAGGTCAGCCGCAGAATGCTCGGCCGCTGGATCGAACAGGGGGACTCGCGTGTCGTTCGACTGCGCTGA
- a CDS encoding thiolase family protein, giving the protein MSFDCADQAGSNTAGSNTAGTLAAGRDPDGKTSSAADREPVILLGRRTAFARRNGALGTVTQENLLAPVLAAVLADTGIPAVEVDDVIIGNAVGGGGNVARLALLTAGMPVTVPGQTIDRQCGSGLEAIVLACRLVQAGAGSLYLAGGVDSTSTAPLRAHRLSSVPGAPDFYDRVRFAPDHLGDPDMGVAADTVAAAYGITRERQDAFALRSHQLAVAARAAGAFEDEIVAIQTPTGPFAVDSGPRPGLGERLLARFPAAFTPGGSVTAGNSCADADGAVVVVVTSRAQADAWGASGYLRFVDAVPAGVDPTLLGVGGAAAGQALFARTGVAPGDVDRVEFTEAFAAQVLASLDLMGLPSEQANRQGGALALGHPYGASGAMLVLRLLQQAQSDASAGELGLTALSIAGGLGLAALWRWETPNG; this is encoded by the coding sequence GTGTCGTTCGACTGCGCTGACCAGGCCGGCAGCAACACAGCCGGCAGCAACACGGCCGGCACCCTCGCAGCCGGACGCGACCCGGACGGCAAGACCTCGTCCGCGGCCGACCGGGAGCCGGTGATCCTGCTGGGCCGCCGAACGGCCTTCGCCCGACGCAATGGCGCGCTGGGCACAGTCACCCAGGAGAACCTTCTGGCGCCGGTGCTTGCGGCTGTGCTGGCCGACACCGGAATCCCTGCGGTGGAGGTGGATGACGTCATCATCGGCAATGCGGTCGGCGGCGGCGGCAACGTGGCCCGACTGGCCCTGCTGACGGCGGGGATGCCGGTCACGGTGCCGGGGCAGACCATCGACCGCCAGTGTGGGTCGGGGCTCGAGGCCATTGTGCTGGCCTGCCGACTGGTTCAGGCCGGCGCCGGCAGCCTCTACCTCGCCGGTGGGGTCGACAGTACGAGCACGGCGCCACTTCGCGCCCACCGCCTCAGCTCCGTGCCCGGCGCGCCCGACTTCTACGACCGGGTGCGTTTCGCCCCGGATCACCTGGGCGACCCGGACATGGGTGTCGCAGCCGACACCGTTGCGGCGGCCTACGGCATCACCCGCGAACGCCAGGATGCCTTCGCGCTGCGCAGCCATCAGCTCGCCGTGGCGGCGAGAGCGGCAGGTGCATTCGAGGACGAGATCGTCGCCATCCAGACACCGACCGGGCCCTTCGCGGTTGACTCCGGTCCCCGCCCGGGGCTGGGGGAGAGACTCCTGGCTCGGTTCCCGGCGGCGTTCACCCCCGGTGGATCCGTCACTGCCGGGAACTCCTGCGCCGACGCCGACGGTGCGGTGGTCGTGGTCGTGACCAGCCGCGCCCAAGCCGACGCCTGGGGCGCGTCCGGGTACCTGCGCTTCGTGGACGCGGTCCCGGCAGGCGTCGACCCGACGCTGCTGGGCGTGGGCGGGGCAGCGGCCGGACAGGCGCTCTTCGCCCGCACAGGTGTGGCTCCCGGCGACGTGGACCGGGTCGAGTTCACAGAAGCGTTCGCGGCCCAGGTGCTGGCCTCGCTCGACCTGATGGGCCTGCCTTCGGAGCAGGCCAACCGCCAGGGCGGGGCGCTGGCCCTCGGGCATCCTTACGGCGCCTCAGGCGCGATGCTGGTGCTTCGGCTCCTGCAGCAGGCGCAAAGCGACGCGTCAGCGGGAGAACTGGGTCTGACCGCACTCAGCATCGCAGGTGGCCTCGGCCTGGCCGCCCTGTGGCGGTGGGAGACGCCGAACGGTTGA
- a CDS encoding GNAT family N-acetyltransferase yields MSVQVRPLGDKDFFPWLGLFEGYSEFYKSDLTDEKALRVWSWIIDKNHDLDGAVAVDDNGDFVGFTLYRAVPRTLSGDVGLFVDDLFVAPDARDTGTGRALMDFAKEYAKAHNYSSLQWVTAADNKTAQKLYDEVGTRTSWVTYEAEV; encoded by the coding sequence ATGTCTGTACAGGTCCGCCCGCTCGGCGACAAGGACTTCTTCCCGTGGCTGGGTCTTTTCGAGGGCTACAGCGAGTTCTACAAGAGCGACCTCACCGACGAGAAGGCTCTGCGCGTGTGGAGCTGGATCATCGACAAGAACCATGACCTCGACGGCGCTGTCGCGGTTGACGACAATGGTGACTTCGTCGGCTTCACGCTCTACCGTGCGGTTCCGCGCACCCTCAGCGGCGACGTCGGGCTCTTCGTCGACGATCTCTTCGTGGCACCGGATGCCCGCGACACCGGCACCGGTCGGGCCCTGATGGACTTCGCCAAGGAGTACGCCAAGGCGCACAACTACAGTTCCCTGCAGTGGGTCACGGCGGCGGACAACAAGACCGCGCAGAAGCTCTACGACGAGGTCGGCACCCGCACCAGCTGGGTCACCTACGAGGCCGAGGTCTAA
- the valS gene encoding valine--tRNA ligase, translating into MSNADRVPEKPVLEGLEAKWEASWEAQGTYRFDRAAAAKESIFSIDTPPPTASGSLHIGHVFSYTHTDVVARFQRMRGKSVFYPMGWDDNGLPTERRVQNFYGVRCDPSLPYTPDFVPPFEGGDGKSTKAADQLPVSRRNFIELCERLTVEDEKQFEELWRTLGLSVDWTQSYRTIAPESIFASQLAFVGNVTRGEAYQAMAPTLWDVTFRTAVAQAELEDKEMPAAYHRVSFHKPDGSTIEIETTRPELLAACVALVAHPDDERYKPLFGTTVRTPVFDVEVPILAHHLAQKDKGSGIAMICTFGDVTDVVWWRELDLPNRAIMGFDGRIIAEAPDVITTPDAQAAYAQLAGKTVFSAKQAMVDLLRASGDLIGEPKPIVHPVKFFEKGDKPLEIVSTRQWYIRNGARDEALRARLIEHGTALQWHPEFMRVRYENWVNGLTGDWLVSRQRFFGVPLPVWYPLDADANPVFDQPIIATRELLPVDPSSDVAPGYTAEQRGVANGFVGEVDVMDTWATSSLTPQLAGGWETDPELFDLVYPYSLRPQGQDIIRTWLFSTLLRAELEHGESPWKHAALSGFIVDPDRKKMSKSKGNVVTPADVLVQHGSDAVRYWAASSRLGTDAAFDPKNPTQIKIGRRLAIKILNASKFILGFAGDDSAPVTEPIDASMLARLDVVVTQATAAFDAFDHARALEVSESFFWTFCDDYLELVKERAYGEPGPEQASAVAALRQALSTLLRLFAPFVPFATEEAWSWSNDGSVHRAPWPVAGSTPADADSLALLDLASRALTGIRRAKTDAKASQKSAVTSATIGGPAAEVALLGQVAADLKAVGRIEDLTFVEAAELVVTDIVLATVSEI; encoded by the coding sequence ATGAGCAACGCTGACCGCGTTCCCGAAAAGCCAGTCCTCGAAGGGCTCGAAGCCAAATGGGAAGCCAGCTGGGAGGCTCAGGGCACCTACCGGTTCGACCGGGCCGCTGCCGCGAAGGAGTCGATCTTCTCGATCGACACCCCGCCGCCCACCGCATCCGGTTCCCTCCACATCGGACATGTCTTCAGTTACACCCACACCGATGTCGTCGCACGATTCCAGCGTATGCGCGGCAAGAGCGTGTTCTACCCGATGGGTTGGGACGACAACGGTCTGCCCACCGAGCGCCGCGTGCAGAACTTCTACGGCGTGCGCTGCGACCCGTCGCTGCCGTACACCCCCGACTTCGTGCCCCCCTTCGAGGGTGGCGACGGCAAGAGCACCAAGGCCGCCGACCAGCTCCCCGTGAGCCGTCGCAACTTCATCGAGCTGTGCGAACGACTCACCGTCGAGGACGAGAAGCAGTTCGAAGAGCTGTGGCGCACCCTCGGCCTCTCCGTCGACTGGACCCAGAGCTACCGCACCATCGCGCCGGAGTCGATCTTCGCCTCGCAGCTCGCGTTCGTGGGCAACGTCACCCGCGGCGAGGCCTACCAGGCCATGGCGCCGACGCTCTGGGACGTCACCTTCCGTACGGCCGTGGCCCAGGCCGAGCTCGAGGACAAGGAGATGCCCGCCGCCTACCACCGGGTCTCCTTCCACAAGCCGGATGGCTCCACCATCGAGATCGAGACCACCCGCCCCGAACTCCTCGCGGCGTGTGTGGCGCTCGTGGCGCATCCGGACGACGAGCGCTACAAGCCGCTCTTCGGCACCACCGTGCGCACCCCGGTGTTCGACGTGGAGGTGCCGATCCTCGCGCACCACCTCGCCCAGAAGGACAAGGGATCGGGCATTGCCATGATCTGCACCTTCGGCGACGTCACCGACGTGGTCTGGTGGCGCGAACTCGATCTGCCCAACCGTGCGATCATGGGCTTCGACGGCCGCATCATTGCCGAGGCGCCCGACGTCATCACCACGCCCGACGCGCAAGCCGCGTACGCGCAGCTCGCCGGCAAGACGGTGTTCTCCGCCAAGCAGGCCATGGTCGACCTGCTCCGCGCATCCGGCGACCTGATCGGTGAGCCCAAGCCGATCGTGCACCCGGTCAAATTCTTCGAAAAGGGCGACAAGCCCCTCGAGATCGTCTCCACCCGCCAGTGGTACATCCGCAACGGCGCCCGCGACGAAGCGCTGCGGGCCCGGCTCATCGAACACGGAACCGCTTTGCAGTGGCATCCTGAGTTCATGCGCGTGCGCTACGAGAACTGGGTCAACGGTCTCACCGGTGACTGGCTGGTGTCCCGGCAGCGGTTCTTCGGCGTGCCGCTCCCGGTTTGGTACCCGCTCGACGCCGACGCCAACCCGGTCTTCGACCAGCCGATCATCGCCACCCGCGAGCTGCTCCCGGTCGACCCGTCCTCCGATGTGGCTCCCGGCTACACGGCCGAGCAGCGCGGTGTCGCCAATGGCTTCGTGGGCGAGGTCGACGTGATGGACACCTGGGCCACCTCCTCGCTGACCCCGCAGTTGGCGGGCGGCTGGGAAACGGACCCTGAGCTCTTCGACCTGGTCTACCCGTACTCGCTGCGCCCGCAGGGCCAGGACATCATCCGCACCTGGTTGTTCTCCACGCTGTTGCGCGCGGAACTCGAACACGGCGAATCACCGTGGAAGCACGCCGCACTGTCGGGCTTCATCGTGGACCCCGACCGCAAGAAGATGTCGAAGTCCAAGGGCAACGTTGTCACCCCGGCCGACGTGCTCGTGCAGCACGGTTCGGATGCCGTGCGGTACTGGGCAGCCTCGTCCCGCCTCGGCACCGACGCGGCGTTCGACCCCAAGAACCCCACCCAGATCAAGATCGGTCGCCGCCTGGCGATCAAGATTCTCAACGCGAGCAAGTTCATCCTCGGCTTCGCCGGCGACGACTCAGCGCCGGTCACCGAGCCGATCGACGCGAGCATGCTTGCCCGTCTCGACGTGGTGGTGACCCAGGCCACAGCCGCGTTCGACGCGTTCGACCATGCTCGTGCGCTGGAGGTGTCGGAGAGCTTCTTCTGGACCTTCTGCGACGACTACCTCGAGCTGGTCAAGGAACGCGCCTACGGCGAGCCCGGCCCCGAGCAGGCGTCGGCCGTCGCCGCCCTGCGCCAGGCCCTCTCCACGTTGCTTCGGCTGTTCGCGCCGTTCGTTCCGTTCGCCACCGAAGAGGCCTGGTCCTGGTCCAACGACGGCTCGGTCCACCGCGCTCCGTGGCCCGTCGCAGGCTCGACGCCGGCGGATGCCGACTCGCTCGCCCTGCTCGATCTGGCCAGCCGCGCCCTCACGGGCATCCGTCGAGCCAAGACCGACGCCAAAGCGTCACAGAAGTCCGCTGTCACCTCCGCCACCATCGGAGGCCCAGCGGCAGAGGTGGCCCTGCTCGGGCAGGTCGCCGCCGATTTGAAAGCAGTAGGCCGTATCGAGGACTTGACCTTCGTCGAGGCCGCCGAGTTGGTCGTGACTGATATCGTGCTCGCCACGGTGTCGGAAATTTAA
- a CDS encoding HNH endonuclease signature motif containing protein produces MSQSHRATQRHPRGQPRGAATRLENARAVRGKRPPLLHNRLVRNLFHTPTHRSIATANANRARALAELQDWSSDPVIAKLLNPDYALEPDSAFEEARRPVLTDSQASSRKVAAWEDQEIARRTIASEVACALHLAERTAENLIGESAMFAGPMTATLTAMRRGEISYRHGQVLMEQLSFIPLEEAAELEAELLAAAKELTVGKLRVKARRVREHRHPETLTSRATAAHAERGVWWEGRPDGMGTLTWYGTAQHTQAAHDRLTRIARAAQAQERKDDALPEEQRRTIGQICADAMADLALDGVTPSGTGGGIQGQVLVTVPVLTAMGTSDEPGVLEGYGPIPADTAREIAAGAPSFARLLTHPKTGAVLSVGKDRYTVPADLRRWLRLRDGTCRFPGCTRPAVRSDIDHTTAWEAGGPTDYDNLAHLCGPHHRLKHQTLWSVVQEPGGVLRWTSPAGATHRTYPETTLGPPPTPPPHPAHAPNTATRPDQRPTRPLPEAPPF; encoded by the coding sequence CTGTCACAGAGCCATCGTGCCACACAACGCCACCCCCGCGGTCAGCCCCGGGGTGCCGCGACGCGGCTCGAAAATGCTCGAGCCGTACGTGGAAAACGCCCACCCCTTCTCCACAACAGGCTGGTCAGAAATCTTTTCCACACCCCCACCCACCGGAGCATTGCTACGGCGAACGCGAACCGCGCCCGGGCCTTAGCCGAGCTGCAGGACTGGAGCTCCGACCCGGTCATCGCGAAACTGCTCAACCCCGACTACGCCCTCGAACCCGACAGCGCGTTCGAGGAGGCCCGCCGCCCGGTCCTGACCGATTCGCAGGCCAGTTCGCGGAAGGTCGCCGCGTGGGAAGACCAGGAGATCGCCCGCCGCACCATCGCCAGCGAGGTCGCGTGCGCCCTGCACCTGGCCGAGCGCACGGCGGAGAACCTGATCGGCGAATCGGCGATGTTCGCCGGTCCGATGACAGCGACCCTGACCGCGATGAGGCGTGGGGAGATCAGTTACCGGCACGGGCAGGTGTTGATGGAGCAGTTGAGCTTCATCCCGCTCGAGGAAGCCGCCGAGCTGGAAGCCGAGTTGTTGGCGGCGGCGAAGGAGCTCACCGTGGGCAAGCTCAGGGTGAAGGCGCGGCGGGTGCGGGAACACCGGCACCCGGAAACCCTGACCAGCCGGGCCACCGCCGCGCACGCCGAACGGGGCGTGTGGTGGGAAGGACGGCCCGACGGCATGGGCACCCTCACCTGGTACGGCACCGCGCAGCACACCCAGGCTGCGCACGACCGCCTTACCCGTATCGCCCGGGCCGCCCAGGCTCAGGAACGCAAGGACGACGCCCTCCCGGAAGAACAGCGTCGCACGATCGGTCAGATCTGCGCCGACGCCATGGCCGATCTGGCCCTGGACGGCGTGACCCCGTCGGGTACCGGCGGCGGGATTCAGGGCCAAGTCCTCGTCACCGTCCCTGTACTCACGGCGATGGGCACGAGCGACGAGCCCGGTGTCCTAGAGGGGTACGGGCCGATCCCCGCGGATACGGCCCGGGAGATCGCCGCCGGAGCGCCCAGTTTCGCCCGGCTGCTCACTCATCCCAAGACCGGCGCCGTGCTCTCCGTCGGGAAGGACCGCTACACGGTCCCCGCTGACCTGCGCCGTTGGCTGCGTCTGCGGGACGGCACCTGCCGGTTCCCCGGCTGCACCCGCCCCGCCGTCCGCAGCGACATCGACCACACCACAGCCTGGGAGGCCGGCGGCCCCACCGATTACGACAACCTCGCCCACCTCTGCGGCCCGCACCACCGGCTCAAACACCAGACCCTCTGGTCGGTCGTGCAGGAACCCGGCGGAGTGCTCCGCTGGACCTCCCCGGCGGGGGCGACCCACCGCACCTACCCCGAAACCACCCTCGGGCCACCACCCACCCCACCCCCACATCCGGCCCACGCACCCAACACGGCGACACGACCGGACCAACGCCCGACACGCCCCCTTCCCGAAGCGCCGCCGTTCTAG
- a CDS encoding TetR/AcrR family transcriptional regulator, with protein sequence MTDHAAQPRAERGRPRAAAAHRPDLSATEQILDAAAQLFVERGFAATSTRAIADRVGIRQASLYYHFPSKEQILKVLLMRTVQPSTRVAAYLEAAPEPAVVRLAALICFDTGQLARSSYNIGTLYFLPEIRNELLEPFRRERARLRDTYAALIMHSVEASVRADLGPTGGGSRSALDYLVDVIFGLVESVIAIRADRPDEDAAALVSTILYSSLRVLGHDGDSSPGITEQAGILLRGMPDAPVVPET encoded by the coding sequence GTGACAGACCACGCCGCGCAGCCCCGTGCCGAACGAGGCCGGCCTCGCGCGGCGGCCGCCCATCGACCCGATCTGTCGGCGACGGAGCAGATCCTCGACGCGGCGGCTCAGCTGTTCGTCGAGCGGGGCTTCGCGGCCACATCGACCCGCGCGATCGCGGACCGGGTGGGCATCCGCCAGGCTTCGCTCTACTATCACTTCCCCAGCAAGGAGCAGATCCTCAAGGTGCTACTGATGCGCACCGTGCAACCCTCTACGCGGGTAGCGGCGTATCTGGAGGCGGCACCGGAGCCGGCCGTGGTTCGCTTGGCCGCGCTGATCTGCTTCGATACCGGACAGCTGGCGAGATCGTCCTACAACATCGGAACGCTGTACTTCCTCCCGGAGATTCGCAATGAGCTCCTCGAGCCGTTCCGGCGGGAACGTGCCAGGCTCCGGGACACCTACGCGGCACTCATCATGCACAGCGTCGAGGCCTCGGTCCGGGCCGATCTCGGACCCACGGGAGGCGGCTCCAGATCCGCACTCGACTATCTGGTCGACGTGATCTTCGGTCTGGTGGAGAGCGTGATCGCCATCCGCGCCGATCGCCCCGACGAGGATGCGGCGGCGCTGGTCTCCACAATCCTGTACAGCAGCCTGCGGGTGCTGGGTCATGACGGGGACTCCAGCCCTGGCATCACCGAGCAGGCCGGAATCCTGTTGAGGGGGATGCCCGACGCCCCCGTGGTGCCGGAGACCTGA
- a CDS encoding metalloregulator ArsR/SmtB family transcription factor — protein sequence MQAISTTEAVGDVFTALAHPTRRQILQDLKDGELAAGEIAARFTATGPTISRHLSVLRVAGLVTERRDANRILYSLAGDRLALSVGDFLSTVCPEQMVLRSIRPTSRPAAVSPGAESVGHSTKSSAKGVRPTAHTGAQKANRKAQKSAAKAERAQKAQKGVTPVRDAR from the coding sequence ATGCAAGCTATCAGCACGACCGAAGCCGTTGGTGATGTCTTCACAGCTCTGGCACATCCCACTCGTCGGCAGATTCTGCAGGACCTGAAAGACGGCGAGCTGGCCGCGGGGGAGATCGCCGCACGGTTCACGGCTACCGGGCCCACGATTTCCCGGCACCTGTCAGTGCTCCGGGTCGCTGGTCTCGTCACGGAACGTCGCGACGCCAACCGCATCCTGTATTCGCTTGCGGGCGACCGCCTCGCCCTGTCGGTTGGCGACTTCCTGTCCACGGTCTGTCCAGAACAGATGGTCCTGCGCAGCATCCGACCGACATCGCGCCCAGCCGCCGTATCGCCCGGCGCGGAGTCGGTCGGTCACTCCACGAAGTCGTCGGCTAAGGGTGTGCGCCCGACGGCGCATACGGGCGCTCAGAAGGCGAACCGGAAGGCCCAGAAGTCTGCAGCGAAAGCTGAGCGAGCCCAGAAAGCCCAGAAAGGCGTCACGCCTGTCCGGGACGCTCGATGA
- a CDS encoding DUF2071 domain-containing protein: MTLLRPRLAATIERRLLITYRLDPDVASRLLPAGLRPQLLNDQAVAGVCLLRLGSLRPAWFAPTVGWGAENAAHRIAVEWDDAHGTQVGVYIPERHSASWLPVAAGGRLLPGVHHHARFAGYETDDHIEVTMTAPGASVHAAVDLTEDWTSDLFASVEDASAFFRNGAVGWSPSRDGRRLQGLRLDTTQWQVTPGRARSVRSTFFAGLPHGAATLDSVLVMRDVPITWTVVTGPTPPAGGPARLSRLV, translated from the coding sequence ATGACGCTCCTGAGGCCGCGCCTGGCTGCGACCATCGAGCGTCGCCTGCTGATCACCTATCGGCTTGATCCCGATGTGGCGAGCCGGTTGCTCCCCGCCGGGCTACGGCCCCAGCTGCTGAACGACCAGGCCGTCGCCGGCGTGTGCCTGTTGCGCCTGGGTTCCCTGCGCCCGGCCTGGTTCGCCCCAACGGTGGGCTGGGGTGCCGAGAACGCCGCGCATCGGATAGCCGTCGAATGGGACGACGCGCACGGAACCCAGGTGGGGGTCTATATTCCCGAGCGGCACAGCGCCTCCTGGCTGCCCGTCGCTGCAGGCGGGCGTCTGCTGCCCGGGGTGCATCACCATGCACGTTTCGCCGGCTACGAGACGGATGACCATATCGAGGTGACCATGACGGCGCCGGGCGCCAGCGTGCACGCAGCGGTCGATCTCACCGAGGACTGGACAAGTGACCTCTTCGCCAGCGTCGAGGACGCCTCGGCGTTCTTCCGGAACGGGGCCGTCGGCTGGTCGCCGAGTCGTGACGGTCGCCGCCTTCAGGGATTGCGCCTCGATACGACACAATGGCAGGTCACGCCAGGCCGGGCCCGCTCGGTGCGGTCGACGTTCTTCGCCGGCCTCCCGCACGGCGCAGCGACCCTCGACAGCGTCCTCGTCATGCGCGATGTGCCCATCACCTGGACCGTGGTGACAGGTCCCACTCCGCCGGCAGGTGGTCCTGCTCGTCTCAGCCGGCTCGTGTGA